In Erigeron canadensis isolate Cc75 chromosome 7, C_canadensis_v1, whole genome shotgun sequence, one DNA window encodes the following:
- the LOC122606991 gene encoding E3 ubiquitin-protein ligase SP1 isoform X2: protein MLSMCKEVPWYLDDGTARVFVVGARGAAGLVLTVGSEVFEESGRSLVRGTLDYLQGLKMLGVKRVERVLPTGTPLTVVGEAIKDDIGTLRIQRPLKGPFYVSHKTIDQLIANLGKWARWYKYASIGCAVFGAYLLAKHGIQYIMEKKRHWELKKRVLDAAAKRTPTGNEGSNDKTENGVNAARKDGQLPDICVICLEQEYNSVFVPCGHMCCCVTCSSQLTSCPLCRSRIGQVVKTFRH from the exons ATGCTGTCAATGTGTAAAGAGGTTCCCTGGTACTTG GATGATGGCACTGCCCGTGTATTTGTTGTTGGAGCTCGTGGTGCTGCCGGTCTGGTATTAACTGTTGGAAGTGAAGTGTTTGAGGAGTCTGGACGCTCACTTGTTCGTGGAACATTAGACTATCTGCAAGGTCTCAAG ATGCTTGGAGTCAAGAGAGTTGAACGTGTTCTTCCAACAGGCACTCCATTAACTGTTGTTGGTGAG GCTATTAAAGATGACATTGGAACCCTTCGGATCCAACGACCACTCAAAGGCCCATTTTATGTCTCTCACAAAACCATTGATCAACTCATTGCGAATCTTGGGAAGTGGGCCAG GTGGTACAAGTATGCCTCAATTGGTTGCGCTGTGTTTGGTGCTTATTTGCTCGCTAAGCATGGCATTCAGTACATTATGGAAAAAAAACGTCATTGGGAATTGAAGAAAAG AGTTCTTGATGCTGCAGCTAAAAGAACACCTACAGGCAACGAAG GTTCAAATGATAAAACTGAAAATGGAGTCAATGCGGCTCGAAAGGATGGGCAACTGCCTGATATATGCGTCATATGCCTTGAGCAAGAGTACAATTCTGTGTTTGTCCC GTGTGGTCATATGTGCTGCTGTGTGACATGCTCTTCACAGTTGACAAGCTGTCCGTTATGTCGAAGTCGAATCGGGCAGGTGGTGAAGACTTTTCGTCATTGA